A genomic region of Janthinobacterium lividum contains the following coding sequences:
- a CDS encoding fasciclin domain-containing protein, whose translation MRTFVPAALLVTSLASMLAASAPFAADMTTMVGGQSMYPSKDIVDNAVNSADHTTLVAAVKAAGLVDTLKGKGPFTVFAPTNAAFGKLPAGTVETLVKPENKATLTKILTYHVVPGKYDFKALAKEIKMHDGKATLPTASGGKLMFAKNGMHNIVVMDEGGNSANISTYDVYQSNGVINVIDTVLMPK comes from the coding sequence ATGCGCACCTTCGTTCCCGCAGCACTACTTGTCACTTCCCTCGCATCCATGCTGGCCGCCAGCGCCCCGTTTGCCGCCGACATGACGACCATGGTGGGTGGCCAGAGCATGTATCCGTCCAAGGACATCGTCGATAACGCCGTCAATTCGGCCGACCACACGACCCTGGTCGCTGCCGTCAAGGCGGCCGGCCTGGTCGACACGCTGAAAGGCAAGGGTCCATTTACCGTGTTCGCGCCGACGAATGCGGCCTTCGGCAAGCTGCCCGCAGGCACCGTCGAGACCCTGGTGAAGCCGGAAAACAAGGCGACCCTGACGAAGATCCTTACCTACCACGTGGTGCCCGGCAAATACGACTTCAAGGCGCTGGCGAAGGAAATCAAGATGCACGACGGTAAAGCCACCTTGCCCACGGCCAGCGGCGGCAAGCTGATGTTCGCCAAGAACGGCATGCACAACATCGTGGTGATGGACGAGGGCGGCAACAGCGCCAATATCAGCACCTATGACGTGTACCAGTCGAATGGCGTGATCAATGTGATCGACACGGTGCTGATGCCGAAATAA